The genomic segment tctttgtttttttatttgtaataaattgacACTATTCTttaatttttctttcactttgaaaatgtggagtagattGTGTAGATCGGTAgggaaaaaatctaatttaatccCTTTTTAAGGCTGCAAAATGTGAGACTGCAAGGGGTATGTAGACTTATACTAGAGACTGTATCTCTTAAATATCACTCTGCGTCACTCTTAAGTATGTGTGTTGATAGTACGGCAGATGTTTTGACTTACTAAGCTATTAAAATGTGTTTGGTTAACGTTAAAGGGAGAAGAAAAGATACTTGAGGAAATCGACGGGAgtttaattgaaaaaaacatcCCAGAAAATATACAACTAGCAAAAGTAGAAGAGCTCATGTGTAGACTTCACCTTCAAGATAAATATCAAGATAAGTTGACAACTGCAGACTTCCTGAACATTGGCTCTTCTGCTCAACATCAACACGAACCCCAAACAGAGAACAAACTTGCTCATACTTTCCTACAAAGGTTGTTGATGCTGGACTACAGAGCCAGGTACATTCCTGTAAGAGATGAGAATAGTGAGATGCATGACACAAATGACAACAGAAATGATAATGCAGAAACAGAAGAAAGTGCCTTTGATGCCCTTTTCAACAAGAACACAGACTCTGGTGATATAAAGAGGAACACGCATGTTCACCCAATGGACGTCCAGATGGCAGTGTTTCACTGTTCAGACAGTTTCCTTCGGCAGTTCATGGTCACAAAGCTGTCCTTGTGTCAGTATGCCTTGCCTTTGCTTGTGCCAAATCCCTTCACCGAAGAGATTGAATGCCCGTTGTGGACATTTCGACAAATCAGAAAAACCTGGAAGTCCACTAATGACTCTAATATGCTCACCAGCCAAAGTATGCCTATTTACAAGGCAGAAACACCAATGGTGTCATTCTTTAGGCTTGGTTCTGTGTCCTCATCAAAATCTCAGCTGATGAGCAACTTGATCAACCAACGTCACAGCACATTCTTCCACAGACACTGTCCAGGAAGCAGTAAAACCTGCCTCCTAATGGATGGGGTGGTAGAGATTGCATGGTATTGTCCTGCTGGGAAGCCCAATGATATTTTCACTGACTGTGTTGCATTCTGTAATCTCCATGGTGACGCAATTGTGAAAGAAATTCAGCGTGACATACTGATTGAAAAAGCCTCAGTCAATGTTATCCTTTTACCAAGTCTTGGAAAAGGCGACAAAAGTATGGCAATCGTGCAGGAGCTGTTCAAGTCTTCTAAACCTCTGATATGTCTGCTCACTGAAGAGGATTCTGTTGCAACTGAAATTAAAAAGGGAAAGTACAAAATGGGTTTGAGAGACAGAAATCAGTCAGATGTGTCTGAGGAACTAAAAAGGATCATTAGAAATAATTTGTCAAGACCATGTTGCTCCTTCAAACTTGAGGACATGGCAGAGTACTCAGGGTTTAGGGTagatgaggatgatgaagatTGCCAAGTAGGGAAGACTAATGCTCTGCAGATAACGGATCTGCTTAAGGAAATGGAACTGTCCAAGATCAAAGAAAAATTTCTTCCATGTCAAGGAAGGCTGTGGCATGATTGGTGTCAAAAAAATAAAGACCTTTATCGTCTCCAAGGGAATCTAGAGATGGAAAGAAGTAAAATACAACATGAAATGATGCAAATTCGACACCATCAACATCAAGTTGCCTTTACTGAACTCATGCAGATGTTTATCACAAGTCTACGATCTCTGGGAGAAAAAGAAAAATCATATTTCCTCAAGTGGGTAGGGATACTACTGGATGACCTGTCCTCGGATGAGCTCTCAGACCTTCATCACAAATATGATGAAAAGTGGTCTGAGGTCCTGGCTTTGAGAAAGAAgcatgataaatcagagcaactGAAAATGAGACAAATGGAGCTGGAAAAAATATCAGGAAAGCTGCAAGCAGCAACCTTCGGATTTGAACACATCCTAAGGGAAATGGGACAGATCTATGAAGCCCATGCATCTGTGGCCAGGCAAAGCAAAGGAGAAAGTAAGGTGACCGTGTCTTACcttccagagcttgcggcagaaCTTATGATATCGGGACACCCAATGGAACTAATGGATGGTGACGCAGCTCATGTGCCACTGATGTGGATTAATGGGGTTTTAGATGAAGTTATCAAGAAACTAGGAGATCAGAGAGTCTTTGTTTTGTCCATTTTGGGAATCCAGAGCACTGGGAAATCTACAATGCTGAATGCAATGTTTGGACTGCAATTCGCAGTAAGTGCTGGAAGGTGTACCAGAGGTGCTTTCATGCAGCTGGTGAAAGTGACCGAGGAGATGAAAGATGACTTTAGGTTTGACTATGTTCTTGTTGTTGACACTGAGGGACTTCGAGCTTTAGAGTTGGCAGGAAAGGCAACAGTGAACCATGACAATGAACTTGCAACTTTTGTCATTGGCCTTGGAAACATGACCTTGATCAACATATTTGGAGAGAATCCTGCTGAGATGCAGGACATCATTCAGATAGCTGTTCAGGCCTTCATGAGGATGAAAAAAATTAATCTGTCTCcaagttgtgtgtttgtgcaccagAATGTTGGAGACATCATGGCTGGAGAGAAAAACATGGAGGGAAAGAGGCGCTTACAGGACAAACTAGACGAGATGACCCAGTTAGCTGCCAAAGAAGAGGACAGTAATGCAGAGTGTTTCAGCGATGTCATTGCATTTGACATACAAAGAGATGTGAAATACTTTTCCCAGCTGTGGGAGGGCAGCCCACCCATGGCCCCACCAAACCCATGCTACAGTGAGAATGTCCAGGAGCTAAGGAAAACAATCCTCTCTAAAACATCAAAGTCTTTTGGCATGACATTATCACAGTTCAAAAGCAGTATCCAAGACCTTTGGAATGCCCTGCTGAATGAAAACTTTGTGTTCAGCTTCAAAAACACACTAGAAATTGCAGTTTACAGACAACTTGAGATTCAGTATGGAAAATGGATCTGGACTCTCAGGAGTGCcatgctaagcattgaaaatcaACTGCACAATCGAATCGAAAATGGAAAACTTCACAGGGTTGAGAGACATTACCTTGTTGAAGAAATGAGAAAGACTCGTGAAGAAGTGGACAAATCAATGGAAAAGTACTTTGATGAACACAGAGATAAAGAAATGTTGATTCAGTGGCGAGGGAGATTTCAAACCAAAATGTGTGAGCTTTATGATGAACTTGTGAAGGGAGCAAAAAGAAAGTTAGAGGAGGTTATTCAGCAGAGGGATGCGCGCAAAAAGCTGGATGACAAGAAGACACAGTATGAAAACAAGCTCTTCCAAAAGAGCAAAGAACTTGCCTCAAAACTGAAGGACAAGGCAAAGGATGAAAAACAACTTGAGAATGAATTCAATACTCTTTGGGGAGTGTGGGTTGCTGAGTTGACAAAAGATGCACCTCCCATTAAGGACCTAAACATATCGGATGATGTGACTTGTATCCTTGGAGAGATCGGTAATGAATCGTCTCTTGTACATGATCGGAAAAGTTGCGGAATGTACCATGAGATGTGTACCTTGGGGAGTTATTCGACCTATGCAATTGTATCCAAGCACCAAGATCTTTTTAACGACGATCAGCACTCAAAAGATGCTCAAAGGAAGCCAAACAATGACCAATTGCAGAAAAATAATGTGTGGGGTGCTTTTAAGAGTTTTTGGGGGTTTAAGTCTCCAGAGAACAAGACAATTGACCACATTGGTCCAAGCAACATTCTAACATACACAGATCAGGAATTGATAAGAGCATTCACCAATGATGTTGTCAAACAAAGCCAGAAGATAATCGAGACAAAGCCCATAGAAAAGATGGGATACAATGACAGTTACATGCAAGAAATAGCAACTCATGTCAAAGAAAGCGTGAAGGAATTTGAATCGAAGATAAGAAAATATTCATTCAAGAAGGAGTTTACGATTGATCTTTCACTTCATGTGTGTGAGCTTGCAGGAAGTAAGTTAGCAGATTCCCATAGCAAATTCAGAAGCAACAATGATGCCCTTACTTACCTGGAGCAGAAGAGGCCACAGTACAACAAGATTTTCAAGAGATACTGCAAAGGGTCCTCAACTGCAGCTGTGCTTGGTGAGTTAATTTGCAACACACTAAAAGAATCGATTGTACAGGCGGTCTATGACCAGACGGCCATTGActtggctggagaaatgcaatTAAGTCACCCTCCATTCAGTGGAAACAGGTCTAACATGGAGAAACACATCCTGATATCACTGGCGGAGAAGGAGAACTTTGACAAGTTCATGACCTACATTCAAAACCCAAGGAAACACTTTGAGAAATTTATTAGAGAGGTTGCAGAGAAATATATGCTCACAGAAAGGTCCAAAGTCCTTGCCTTGATTGAAGGGAACATAAAAGTTAAAGAGCAGCGTGTGAGCCACGCAGTGCATACAGCAACAAAGATGGTCAAAAACAAGAATGGAGACACCAACATGTGGCTTAGAGAGTTTTCCAGTGCTCTAAAAGATGAGCTGAAATTTGCTGAAAAGCATTTCAGTGATTTCTGTGACATAACCGACTTTGACTTCCTCAAAAAAGAGGTAAGGGAAGGTCTTGCCAACAGAATCATGGAGATCAACAGAAGCCTCAGCAATGTGTCACTCCTGGACATGAAGCAGTTCAGGGAGAGGACAGATGAGATTCTGATCAAACACTTTTGTGATTGTTGCTGGGTACAGTGTCCCTTCTGTAAAGTCATCTGCACAAACACCATGGAGGGGCACCAACCGAAGGATCACAATGTCCCTTTTCATCGCCCTATTGGAATCAATGGATGCCACTTCAGAGACACAGTAGAATTTAGCATTGATTTTTGCACAACTTCAGTAACAAGTAATGGCCGGTTTTACCCATCCCATGAATCAGAGGATACATATCTTTGTAAAGAATACAGAAAAGCTGGCCCAAGATTTGTTGATTGGAGCATCACACCAGACCTCTCTGAACTTCCGTACTGGAAGTGGTTTGTTTGTCGATTTCAAAAAGACCTGGAAAGGTTTTATGACAAGAAATTCCAGGGCAGAGGTGAAATTCCAATTGAATGGAGGAAGTTCACAAAACAGCAAGCTATTAAAAGCTTAAAGAAAATCTAAGGGGAGCTCAAATAGTAAAAACATACagacatgatggcacaaacatgATGGCACAGCTGATTAGAATAATAAAAGCGGTGCTTCATTGtacattgctcaagggcacattgccAAGAGGTTTTTCAGTTTCTGACTATGTTCATGTTTACAATGTCAACATAGTCCTAACCCATTGATCTAACTAAATCACCCCTCATATATTGGGGTCTAGTAGATTTTGAAAGAAGTAAGTTTGAGGTCTCCTTTGATACGAATGTAGGTAATGACGTCTAGGCCCTCACGATTGGGGAACTGGATCTCCTCTCCATCAGGCATCTCCACTTCAAACATGTCGCCCGTCAGCTTCAGCACAATCTTGAGAGGGAGAAACCCCATTTGTTTACATCATTAGTGTTGTAGCACATTCACCCTTACACCCACATGGCCAATTGCAACGAACAAGCTGGAGTAAGCACTGTGCAGTGTATTAGCGCTAGTTTCCTTAAAATGATACTAGCGGGAGATTACATGGACATAGGCCCTAATTGTTTCTGTTATATTGAACACCTGAAACACTATGCCCAAGATTCTCCATTTTTATAGCCAGGACCAAACCCCCCTCCCTCCATATTTTCAACCTCCATTTTCACACCTTGAATGTAGAACCCCTTTGGAGTGGATTGTGGATCTCCCTCTTCTCATCACCCCAGCAGCCGGCAATCTTTGAGTTGCACACGAGCACAGTACCATCAGTGTCATCATTGAAGCGTGGGTTAAAGTGCAGTGCCAGGTGGTCTTCATCACAGCCCAGGTCGATCTGAAACCTGGATATGGGAAATAGAAATCACATCATTCCAGAAACCCTAATACATGTCTGTCTAACATTAATtgatttcacacatacagtataccaaAACAAAACCATTCTCTGGTccgtcctctcctcttttgaGCAATCATTTGTGAAACtggtagtttttttattttttatgcataTATTAATCTTATGGGTCCCTCTGTGTGATATAAACACAAAAAACTGTTAAATgcagctcccgagtggcacagtggtctaagacactgcatctcagtgcaagaggcgtcactgcatcacgtccggctgtgattgggagtcccatagggcggtgcacaattgggccgggtttggctggggtaggccatcattgtaaataagatttatttttaaatgttttaaatgtaccTCTCAGCCGCATCCATAGTCGTCCCCTGTACTTTGAACTGGTCTCCAGCTCTCAGCTCCACATGCTTCAGCTCAAGTTCCTATGAAGAACCATATAATTAAATTGAGTGCTTTTGAACATAAGGTAAAAGGGATTTTGTATATTAATATGTCATGTTGGGTTATAAAATATTTAATGACTGACTTTTAATAATCATTGGaatgactatgtacagtgcatgtgtcgggttcaccttggggtcatgataggggctgtaccaaatgtttgatgtattataataattgattatgcgtATGTTGTATttatagaagggggggggggttataagacccctccctccttacatttatagggtcctagactacagattaacaatatatatttatattaattatagaggtttaatattgttccacagtcttttctaagtctctgcctcttataaagaaacggtctgagagatttgtgactgagacagaactctgcaggggagtgaaagagataagagacgagtcagacattccactataaatcaacttagggagtggacatttactgtTGAGCCTTTAGATAACACTGAAACTCTTGTTGGTATAGTTGTGTAGGCATGggtttggtctcatgagtagaaggtaatgacgtaggcagtgacatcactaagatATATGACTGCAGGCATAATAAAACAACTCGGACCCTTttctattttgcagaacttactcggaaacatgcatgctatgttcctgttgtcaacttctgtctgcaattgcattaataaaggtttttgattgatttaattgaagatattgtctgaattctaatttcaccaatgagccaacGATTGACAAGAAACAAGGAACGAACCTCAACACATGCATAGATTACTTTTTCAACAAATACCATGTtgtcaaaacacaaaacataagacTCAAGGGCCTGACCATTTAAATTAATTCACTCAGCAACACATATCTGAGTGCAGTAAGCATGTAGGccactatggctgcgtttacacaggcagcccagttctgatatttttccacaaAAGATaagatttgggctgcctgtataaacACAGCCTCTTCAGTAAGTAACTGTGTGGAATAAAAGTATCAGCACATGAAAGCATGAAAGTTAACGAGACTTACCATCGGCATTGCCATGTTGTCACTGGTGGTGAAAGCGGCCCTGAATGTGGTTTGAGATGCAAGACGGACTGGGATCGGACAAGATAACCTTATTTCCTGAGATACAGAGAGTAGAATGTTAGTTGCAAGTTTGAACTATCCTTTTATGTGCGCAACCCTCCTCACACAGGTCACTCACTGATTAGCATGATAATGAGGCATGCTTAATGATgattcaataaaaacaataaaattatTCTCTTACTCACACCCTGATACTAGGTTATGAGAAGAAGCTTGGTGGCAGACTGGCAGTGAAGATAGTTGCCTACTAAACTGATGCTTTTACTCACATTGAAAAGCCTGATCTTTGATCAAAGTCAGTCTGATCAGTAATCAACTGTGCAGTGCtgcactgtatattataaactgggtggtttgagccctgagtgctgattggctgacagccactAGTGGTGCTGTAATGACAGTGTTTAAAGTAAATGACTGTCCAGTGAAAAATCTTACTTTTAAAAGCTCATGTtgtgttaactcatacccaaataatgttatCAACTCATCTTTTACtcatattttgttatcaaagcatACATTTCAGAACAAAACCACACTTCAAACCCCACCTTAAAGTTGTATCTCAAAgttgtacagtggggagaacaagtatttgatacactgccgattttgcaggttttcctactacaaagcatgtagaggtctgtaattttttatcataggtacacttcaactgcgagagacggaatctaaaacaaaatcccgaaaatcacttgtatgatttttaagtaattaatttgcattttattgcatgacataagtatttgatacatcagaaaagcagaacttaatatttggtacagaaacctttgtttgcaattacagagatcatacgtttcctgtagtctctgaccaggttgcacacactgcatcaaGGATtatgcccactcctccatacagaccttctccagatccttcaggtttcggggctgtcgctggcaatacggactttcagctccctccaaagattttctattggttcaggtctggagactggctaggccactccaggaccttgagatgcttcttatggagccactccttagttgccctggctgtggtgtttgtgtcgttgtcatgctggaagacccagccacgacccatcttcaatgctcttactgagggaaagggtttggccaagatctcgcaatacatggccccatccactccccctcaatacggtgcagtcatcctgtcccctttgcagaaaagcatccccaaagaatgatgtttccacctccatgcttcacggttgggatggtgtcttgggttgtactcatccttcttcttcctccaaacacggcgagtggatttagaccaaaaagctctatttttgtctcatcagaccacatgaccttctcccattcctcctctggaacatctggatcaggggtgtcaaactcatttcgcatcgtgggccacataccgGCTAGGGAGATGTCAAAGTGGGCCGGACATTAAAATTAACCATACtcgctataaataaccaaaatatcatgtctttcctttgttttggtgtaaagaagcacaagaacattaggaaaatattgaaatttaatgaactatccttttacaaaacatttcatgaaacacctcatatttccttagacaaatgtgcaatttacttttatcattcacaaatatgcattgcaactgatcccactgattgtacaaaggcaCAAAACTTTAATTGGTACTGAAAAATATAAGTAATGCACTTTAAGATTAAATGAGACTTTTAAAGAAAGAATTTTTAAACCACTTACACATACGCATAATAAAATCAtttcctcagacccgccagcaattcgttaatcttatctcttctcagttgtcctttGCCAAGCCGTCATATTTTCGCTTGATggagtctcgtagtggcgtcgaatattattattccttcaataccgaaacgTGCATCTctaaataaataggacgtggtccatttttctttgaaaattctacactccttatctacttttctccgtttggataacgacattttggctaatgagggtgtagcggagaggtagagaccaaggtattaacaacgtcgtaacaagcagcagatggcgcattgataccgttctgctgttttcagtctgtctcagtgatgacAGCTTGTCTTCTACTTGATGGaaaagagtgcgccccttagcggataatccatgaattgcagcgaaaaaataattaattccatgtcttttatgcattttttccactttcaaattatcctgcgggcctgatcgaacctccttgggggccggtccggcccgcgggccgtatgttgacacccctgatctagatggtcattggcaaacttcagacgggcctggacatgcgctggttgagcaggggacttgcgtgctctgcaggattttaatccatgacgcgtagtgtgttactaatggttttctttgagactgtggtccagctctcttcaagtcattgaccagtcctggccgtgtagttctgggctgatccctcaccttcctcatgatcattgatgccccacgaggtgagatcttgcatggagcccagaccgagggtgattgaccgtcatctttaacttcttccattttctaaataatgcgccaacagttggtgcctctcaccaagctgcttgcctattgtccgtagcccatcccagccttgtgcaggtctacaattttatccctgatgtccctacacagctctctggtcttggccattgtcgagaggttggagtctgtttgattgagtgtgtggacagtgtcttttatacaggtaacgagttcaaacaggtgcagttaatacaggtaatgagtggagaacaggagggcttcttaaagaaaaactaacagtctgtgagagccggaattcctaCTGGTTGGTAGTTGATTCATATActagtcatgcaataaaatgcaaatgaattacttaaaaataatacaatgtgattttctggatttttgttttagattccgtctctcacagttgaagtgtacctatgataaaaagtacagacctctacatgctttgtacgtagaaaaacctgcaaaatcggcagtgtatcaaatacttgttctccccactgtatctcctCATATAACATGATGTCACGTTTTTGGCCGAGACGTTTAAGTCGTTTACTTgtcattaatatttttaattactGGTATACGCCCAcagcattctgttgttggggtacgctcacaccattcaaacacagaaaagctgctttttaacataaatttaaaacatttaagGTAAGAACTATTtaactaatattgtaattaattataggtcatattttaTAGAAATCTGGAAGCACTGGACAGTTAAAGTGCATGATCTGCCCTTAATAAATACAACAATTAATAGATTTTATGAATCAACAGTATATTCAGATATATGTGCTGGGAAAGTGTGACGACTTCCCTAGCCTATCAACCTTTTTAGTCTTTGAATGGTCTTCCAAgtgcaaaacacacaaaaacgcTATTGAAAATATTCTATAAAAGGCATCAGGTAGAATAAGTAGACGAAtccacaaatacaattttatacaTATCTTAAATGACAGCGTTTTCATGAATTTTATTATATAATATTAAAATCCAGTCCAAAACAGTATGGTCCTTGCTATCTGGAATCCTTGGGACCTCCCAACCCCATTGAAGTAGAAATgttaaatggttaaggtaagggttatggttagggtaggggttaaggtaagggtggGACGTCCCAAAATCCAGGATAGCGCTGACCATCTCTATGAGGAGAAGGGAAAAAGAATCAATGACAGTTTCCGCCAAATTCCCGGAAGTGACGAGACATGTAAACAGAATCTTCTTTTTGACAGATGAATAACCCGTGAAGTGGTCCGAAGAAATACTAAATTatctaaaataaaatgtacatttaaagaAACATTCCCCAGGGGCATGAGATAAACGTTTGTGTTAAGATAACAACGCGCGTGTCATTAACTGTGTCGGAGGTAAATAGCTGGCCAGTGGCCACCTTTCTTTTTTATCATGCTCATTTGCAATACACATACTGCTGACAGCTGCCAACATTGGGTAGCCTAGCAAGCAAGTAAGCTAACCATTATTTAGGGAGGTAGCTTGCTACTAACGTTGCCAGTTATGTTGTTGTTGCTTTCATTACAAAAGTACACGTCAACATaacctcccgagtggtgcagcggtccaagacactgcatcgcagtactagaggcgtcactacagaccctggttcgattccaggctgtatcacaaccggccgtgattgggagtcccatagggcggcatacaattggcccagcgttgtccgggttagggtttggacggggtaggccgtaattgtaaataagaacttgttcttaactaacttgcctggttaaataaaagccTAGCTAGGCTTGAACCAGGACCGACTAGCTGTGCTTGAGGAGACGAGGATCTCGTCATATTCATCGTCTACTAAAGCCCAGGTACTGGTTCAAGCTAGGCTCAGCTATCTACCAGCTGTGATGGCTTCATCATTAACTGACAGCAGCTAGCGAATTCCCATTTATTTCCAGCAAATAAAGGAAAGCTTTCAAGTTATTTGTTGCCCACATATTCTGTTACAGTTACTGTGTCAGCATTGGCAACCTTAACCAGTGATGGAATTTTGTGTGAGGTAACTagttaacttatttttttaatgtctttATAGACATAGCTACTGCTTGACTAAGATTAATCAATGCCATTCTTGTTTTCCTCTTAGCCAGATTATACAGGATAAACAGTCCTGGAATGTTCACAGACATGGACTATGAGTTGGAGGAGGACAAACTGTAAGTAAGTCTGATTTGCATCCTTTTCATGTTCTACATGTaaaaaaagtgaaaacaggtttttagaaatgtttgcaaatgtatttataaaaaaacaaaacagaaataccttatttacataagtattcagaccctttgccatgagactcgaaattgagctcgggtacATCTTGcttccagtgatcatccttgagatgtttctacaacttgattggagtccacctgtggtaaattcaattgattggacataatttggaaaggcacacacttgtgtatatataaggttccacagttgacagtgcatggctgagcaaagaccaagccatgaggttgaaggaattgtccgtagagcttcgagacaggattctgtcaagacagagttctggggaagggtaccagaacatttctgcagcattgaaggtccccaagaacagtagcctccatcatgcttatatggaagaagtttggaaccaccaagactcttcctagagctggctgcctggccaaactgaccaagaacccgacggtcactctgacagagctccagagttcctctgtggagatgggagaaccttccagaaggacaaccatctctgcagcacttcaccaatcaggcttttatgctAGAGTGGCTTGACTGAAGCCATTcctccagtaaaaggcacatgacagtcctcttggagtttgccaaaaggcacctaaaggactctgaccatgaggaacgagattctctagtctgatgaaaccaatattgaactctttggcctgaatgccaagcatcacatctggggggaaccaggcaccgctcatcacctggccaataccatccctatggtgaagcatggtggtggcagcatcatgctttggggatgtttttcagtagcagggactgggagactagtcaggatcaagggaaagatgaacggagcaaagtacagtgagatccttgatgaaaacctgctctagagcgctcaggacctccgactcgAGCAAAGGTTCACATTGacaacaatgacccaaagcacacagccaagacaacgcaggagtggcttcgggacaagtctctgaatgtccttgagtggccaagccagagcccggacttgaacctgatcaaacatctctggagagacctgaaaatagctgtgcagcaacactccccatccaacctgacagagcttgaggggatctacAGACTAGAATgggagagactccccaaatacaggtgtgccaagcttgtagcgttatacccaagaagacttgaggctgtaatcgctgctaaaggtgcttcatcaaagtactgagtaaagggtctgaat from the Salvelinus sp. IW2-2015 unplaced genomic scaffold, ASM291031v2 Un_scaffold1845, whole genome shotgun sequence genome contains:
- the LOC139024754 gene encoding galectin-2-like — protein: MAMPMELELKHVELRAGDQFKVQGTTMDAAERFQIDLGCDEDHLALHFNPRFNDDTDGTVLVCNSKIAGCWGDEKREIHNPLQRGSTFKIVLKLTGDMFEVEMPDGEEIQFPNREGLDVITYIRIKGDLKLTSFKIY